In Daphnia magna isolate NIES unplaced genomic scaffold, ASM2063170v1.1 Dm_contigs141, whole genome shotgun sequence, the DNA window GTTCGACGCTTACACGAAATAGAAATGAATGTTCATTTCAGCCCTGACCAGCCCCATAAAAGCTCATTATCGTTGTCGAATCCCCATCGGAAAGGACCACTACCAACTAATTttaatcatttaaaaacgAGCCAATTTTCTATGTTTTCATGGGGGAAATGGAGTGCGACTACAAAATTTCCTAATAATTGCGCAATTCTATGCGATCATACTGTAATTCTAATCCGCAATATTATTCGGGATCATATTGGAGATGTACAGTCATacttggaagtttctttagcaggctaatcggtctatatccttctatttctttttgatggaggggatactttggtgcctaccgtacccctttatgctattcctatttctctttcttcgcaacccgcgaaaaaagtgcaaaattaaaagtaggaaaattgactgaaacgtagaggaagagaagaatggaaagaaaacgagggtatggtaggcaccatagtatcccttccgtccaaacaaaatgaaaggatatagacccatttgcctgctaaagaaacttgcaagcatgactgtatatctGATTGGAAACAAATATTGCAAGCAACAAAACCTGTTTGTTTACCCCTTAACATCTATTGACATCCAAGAAATAGTTGTTAGTGAGTTGTCGTCGATTGTTCAAGCTTGGCCAATTTCGTTGATGAAATGTAAAATGCTGAGAATTCCCATGCAATTGCCTGAAAAtggattttattttgtgtCACCTCTTTGTTCTAGCTCGTTTGCTAAATGATCATTGATTGAAATGTTGTAATGTGATTTATTCAAATGTTGCAAGACATAAAAATACAAGTGGAAAATGTAGAAAGCTTTGACCTTTTGAATTTGCCGCGATATTTTTTATAAAGTACGTCAGGGCCATAAgttatctttttaaaaataaataaatatttgaaTTGGTCATCTAATGGATGTAATTTGTACAAACGGAAAATATATCCAGTTTGTGGCAAATTAGCACGTCTATTAGACAGTTTAAACTAATACAAAATAGACAAGATAGCAACATCGTAAAAAGACGTGAAAAATACGCACTATCGTCGTATTTTTTGGACGAAAAATAGACGCGACGAAGAATGGATGAACATACGTCGCATAGGCGGATATCAAACCAGCCGTGTTAGCAGGGTTGTGGGTCATGATTACAATTAAAGTGTAGTTGTTCAACATTGGAGACTTCATGGTGTTGAACTGTTGAGTTTACACTgtgtcgtgtgtgtgtgtgtgtgtgtgtctgtgtgtgtgaagTGTCGAAAAATAGGAACGAGGAGTAATCTTAAATTTAATAACACGGCCTGCATATTTTCGACACTtcaacattttgaatttttttataacaataacaatagGTTTCAATTGTATAGTTGTAGTCGAGTAAAAGTTGCAGCGCCCCCCGAAAATGTCACCCTAGCGGGTGTGTTGTAAAAGCAACTTGAATTTTGCGGAATttggaaaaacctaaaaaaggggagttttttttgtaatggttATAACTTTTTTACTGTGTTATATTCATAAGATATaattaatacaaaataaactagGTTATATTGGCTACAAAACTAGACTATTTGGGGATTTTTAGgttatttagtttttatgtAGCATCAATTTTAACAAGACGCGTAGCGCCATAAGCGCCGTGTTAAACACGGCGAAAAAATTTCGACGCGGAAACCAATTTCAgtaactttaaaattaaaaaaaaatagtaaatctacacaaaaaacatttaaattagaaacacacgtttattaacacatacagtttgattacatgtaataaaaacaaaaaaaatttaaaattacacccccatttcttattttctaatttttaattgaaaatttatatgTGATCCCTACGTacgatttttgaatttttttacacactTACTTAAAAAGTATGTCGAAATAGTGCTCATTAATAAAACTTCTCATTACTAATTGTTTGAGGTACAAAAGCTAAAATGACTATACTAATCGCCGAGCGGCTACCTGCTATTCTCGGAAaatccctttttatttgtcgCACGATTTTTTGTccgattatttaaaaaaaaatatgaataaatagAAGACATTCACGAGATCGACGTCGTGTGATTCCTGTTTCGATGCGACCTCAGATAGTTGATCTGCGGGCATTTCAAACTTTGGGTCGAACGTTTTTCTCGGAAACCGATTTCCGAGAATGCCAAGCCGAGATGCAGCGAGCTGGTCCCCACGGACCACGCTCGGTCGATTTTTTCCCGCTTTTAAATCGATATCAATTCAACCGCTGAcccgatttcattttcgtttggGCCAAAGATGTTGCATTTTCTTCGGCTACAGTCTgatctgtttaaaaaaattcggtGGAGTGGTGGAAGTGGTCAGAACAAACACAAGTCAGTCCAATAGGGACATTATCATAGTTAGTTCCAACAACTTCTTTCCATGCAACAAGCCTCCTTTCCAACAGATCCTTATCAAATGGCACTAACTTTTTGATATTCGGGTttggaaaattaaaaaaactacgGGAATTTCTATCCTTCTTAAAATAACCTGAAGAAATACCACAAATACAACACACTCTTAACTTTGGCatagggctgtggcccggaccaaatgggacgggttttttcttaaggggttaaaattaacgggtttttttccttaaagggttttgaaccgggtcgacgaggcaaaaaaaatgtcccgtCCCGCTTGACCTGTGGGTCAGAAAAAACAACCCGGGTCGGGTCATGTCCCGCGTAATTATCTGGTCAAAtgcacttttcttctcttcttttcagtcTCGTCATCAGACTCAACCATTACAACGTTTACATttggaaaacttcttttttgcCAGCAGCATCGCCTGATTGACAGGATTTAGGTACATTTGGACGTTTTCTGCGAATGgtggccaattttcaaaacgattttttccactatccacaatatctttaaatttttttacaatgagcTAGAACTTGAAGTAGGAAAGCATAGCATTTTAGCATAATCTCCAGCAGTTCAAAACTatatgtgattttgtttggcatagaattgtgtaaaacttgtgtagaaattgtggaaagtggaaaaattgttttgaaaattggtcaCCAGTCGCAGCACTATATTGAGACAAACGTCCCGAGGCGCCTGTGGGTTGGTGACTTGGGAGTTCCCAAGTACGCAGAGAGATACCCCGATTCCTGACCGTTACTGTAGATTGCTATGTTTTTAAACTATTCTGCTTTGTTGACTCGTAACTTAGCGTAAGAGTTAAAACCTTCTTTGTCTtactactagatggcgccacatctCGGGTTAGCCCGAAAACCCCTTGAACCGTACCGAAACccgtcccgaaaaaaaaaattccttaaaGGGTTGCCTTTTATCGGGTTATTTTTCCTTGACCCGGGATCTGACCCGGGTTTTCATgacccgggccacagccctactTTGGCATTTCTTGTATGTTGTTCGAAACCGTGTAATCCAACATATGACtgaaaacttttgaaaaaatgtggTAGTCGTCTGCTACCGTTGAAAAACCTAGAGAACAACCACATCGggcgagccaaataaaaagccaACTTGATCTCAGCCAACGCGACGAAACGGTAGGACGAATGTGACCATCAATTCGTTGCACCGTTTCGTCGCGTCTTCTAGACACCGCTACGCGTGCTGCCCTCAATGGCACAATTTTAATTCTTTCGCTCTGTCAACAGCAGACGTTTTGGGCGCGAAAAATCATGTAAACAGTATTTTGTGGTATATTTGTGGAAAAGAAATGGGGAAACCTAATAGAAAACGAGATTCATTGAAGTCCATTAATAAAGAATTAAGAAAGGAAAGAAGTGCGGTTTTAAGAAGACGCAACTTGTCTGAAGTGGGTAGAGGAAACGGTTGCAAATTGATGAGCGAAGCGAAAAAACGGAGAAATTATCATTCAGATCAAAGATTTACAGGGCACTCCTTCTTTGAATCTTCCTGTAAGCCCCACTGCTGCTTCCCCCATTCCTTCAAGCTGTCCTCCGCTAAATGCTGATGATACTTGGATTGTCATCTTTAGGAAAGAGATCGATGGGACCACTGTTAAGGTTTAATAGAAGTTAAAGATGCATACATGATTtacttgaaaatttttttatttcagatgAAATTTCCAAAATTCCATGAAAATCGAGTTGGTGGGCTAATCACTATCAACGGAGAAAAGTACTTATGTGCCGCCATTCAACAAAAGGGTTCTCAGCAAACTGCATGCTAGAACTTACGTGACCCTATATTATTTCCTCAACTTTTCTAAATTCAGGTACAATGGAATTTTAACTGAAATTGTAGTCTACTTAACgataatttatattttagataaaatttttaaaattctacaAAATTCGAGTGAGTGGTCTATTCCtattaacaagaaaaaaaatgtgtgttaaACTTACCTGATTCCTTTATGGCTATTTACTCTAGTTCTGCTGTGAATGAGCCTGCGTACTCCAAAAAAGATCATTCCTTTTATCAAGTCTTCTATAATACAGGTAACATTGGATTAAAGATGCGAATATGGCATATATaacaaagtttttattttagataAATTTCTCAAAATTACACAAAGATTGAAGGAATGGAATATTCACTAAAACTAGAAAAATATTAAGCGGATGTTCAAAGGAAAGGTCCACAATGCActacaaaagaaaactatCTTTGAGTGTTATTGTTGGTATTGATAGTGTTCATCTTGATACAAGGTCAATGTTTTCAAGTGAGTGATCTATTCcttttaacaagaaaaacaatgtgtgatttaaaaaaaaataattccttTATGACACTCTAGTTCTGCTGTGAATGAGCCTGCGTACTAAAAAAAGGATCCTTTCTTTTATCAAGTCTGCTATAATTCAGGTAAGATTGAATAAAAGATGCAAATGTGGCATATATAacaaagcatttttttttagataaaatTCAGAAAATTACATAAAGAATCTGGGAATGGAATATTCACTGAGACTAGAAAAATATCAAGCAAAGGTCCAAAAGAAACATCCTTCAATACACTACAAAAGACAACTATCTTTGAGTGTTATTGTTGATATTGATAATGTTGTTGTACATCTTGATATGGCAGTCaatgttttttactttttcaattgagactgtttttttttcttcatgtaATGATGTTCAGTTTGCAACAATGAACAATATAAATATGGTTTTCAGAATCACACTTCGTGTAATAAAAGATACGCCAAAAACCTAGGAAAGTCAAACGAGCATCATGTTGCTTCGAAATTTATGAATCTTTTTacgaaaaatagttttaataaGCTATGCGAGCCAGAGAAATGAATGTTGccagaggaaaaaaatttaaaactaatttacgaaacaaaccaaacaaacaatgaAGCCATTGCTTGGTTTTGATTGGTCCGTTTTGAGCTGTATGCGGCAACTTATAGGGTTGTGCAACGACATTTTCATGGCTAAATTTATGTGGGACATGACAACGAAGGGTGTTTTGTATAACATTTAATGGTTTTaaataatgaagaaaaaaaacctttttcaaCACAAAAACATGCTTGAAATATCAAACAATAGTTAAGCAGCAATGAAATTTGTATTTGAATCTTTAACGGCCCCAAACGAAAGTTCCAAAGTTAACCGTTTTTAGCTTTTTTCGTCGCCATGACTAAAACTccgtttttaaaacaaatcttAAATAATTCGTAACTATTGATGATAAAGGAGGAATCGGTTGTTctatacgtaaaaaaaaattaaaaaaatcgagTAATCCATTTCCGAAGAATTGAAAGTTGTAtttcttaaaacaaaaaaattgccaaaaagttaataacaaatttttttctcgGTGGAAACACGGCAAGATCGAATAAGTAACTGGGGCGGAAAACACGGTGTTAAGACATCgctttattcctttttttttctttctcaactATATAACTTTTTATGACCCTTACTGTGATTATTATTTGATCATTATTGCAATTTTATCTCTTTATTACGGCTTATTCAGTTTATtaattttaggttttttttgtagatttaTTTAGTTTCTTCTCTTCTAGCCAATAGATTACCTAAAATGTAGCTAAAAATCATGTATATAGTTCTATGACATTTATAGAATATAGTAAACTGATAGCAAAAAAGCTCTAGCCCTATTTATGTTGAAGCCAGagtttgaattttaaaataatggTTCGACGTTGTATTTAAACCTTTCTCGATACATACAAGGCaaatcgttaaaaaaattattcagacATACTGTCGTCAATATCGTAATGATCGTGTGTATCATTTAATTCTTCTTCGTCGAATATTCGTTCTAAGGCAATGTCTTCCTCTTCATATTCCATTTCCAGCAACGCATCTTCATCAAATTCAAACTCCACGTCAAAGGAAAAAAGGGCATCGTTTAACATCAGTTTTAAACGCTTGATTTCAGCGTTCTTTAGAATGATTTTTCCTTGAGACAGTTTGTTGTGCTCGTCtaaggtgaaaaaaaagatatgttaattttttgcgtttaaaaACTGGGAAAATTCGCTTAACTAACTTGAAAGTTTTTCGATGTCACTTTCTAAAATCTTTAATCCTTCGCACGTTCTAGAAATGAATGAAACCATTTCCCGCTTCGTttgaaattcttcttcttggaaTCTCTTATGTAGCTCCCATGTGTCAACTAGTTGAAAGTCTTCAGCGACGGATGCTTCgagacaacaaaaaacgagCTGTTTAAtaatgaataaacaaaaatatttttttgaaaacaataagttctcactgtatcCAGAGGTCTGCCAGGGGAAAATGCCAGATATCCGATGTTCCTCAGTTATGTTCCATTGACTTCTTCCATTGATGAGTTTGATAAGGTCACAGGCTCTTTCTTTTAGATGAGTCAATTTCCTACGAAAAACAGTCCTTGCTTTGCAACCATCTGAAAAATATCATACAGAGTAATATTGTTAAGAAATCAATCAAATTATTCTACATACCAGCAAAACGCATCTCCCGCTCACGCAAGTTTCTCATAACCACACAGATACCCTCTAATTCTCTTTGTAAATTCTCCAAAGGCCATTTGTTTGTCAACCTTGGTTCTAAAAAACGAATGTATAATTTGAGAAGTATGAATAAACGCGAATGAAATTGGTATGTATCTTACCTCCTACAAGTCTCGCTTGAGTTTCGAGTTTTTCTCGTATGCTAGGTAGATCGACTATGGCCAATTTCCGATCGTTTAACATAGTTTCAAGCTTTCCATGTAGTTTTGGGATCTGTTTCCTAGCCGTATATAATCGTTTGGTCAGCATATGTACCATCTTCCTTTCCTTTTCAGCATTATGGTAAAGGAATCCCTTGAGATCAAAgatcaaagggaaaaaaattaaaaattatcaCGAAATTCTATCCGCTCCTCAAATTTTTTGGCAAACGATCCCTCCACAATGATGTTTGACGAATACTCTACGTCATTTTTACTCATTAAAAGGCAGAGAAATTGGCACTCGTTTTCTCGGGCCATAGTCGCCATCTAATTTAGAATGAAATAATGAATCGTCATTGATACTGAGTGTTAGAGGATAgctaaataattaaataaaaaattcatgaGTAACTTTGTTCATAATTAGTACTAACCTGATTCTGTAAATTTCTCATTCTGGATCTTTTTGTGCTAGGACCATTTCTcagttctctctttttctctttactcCATTTAGTCCTTTCAGCCATTTGTTcctgaaaaataatttatggTTATCGTATCAAATATAAATGTACAATACTTCCCTACTAGCACCCGTACGTCCATAGGACGTTTCAAAGCCGTCCGCTCCGTTCGGGCTGGATATCCGTAGCGGATGTTATTTTTGATGTTTTTTGACGTCAAAATGTCCTCTCCGATGGACATCCAAACGTGGCCTCCGATTGTCGTCCAAATAAGAACATCCGTTGGATGTTTTCCCCTGGTCCATTACCGTATCAAAAATTGTTCCGTAAATGTACTTGTTTTGGAAATTCATACCAACcaataaatttgaatattaatagagcaaagaaatgttttaaatgatttttattgattaaGAACTTGACACAGTACatgattgaaaacaaacaacatcTAAATTTCTAGGCTGCAGTCGGATCCTTAGTTGATGGACGAAACGCGAAACTAATTGCTTAAATCGGCACTCGTCTCTTCAAGATTATTCCATCCAGGTTGAGCTTTATTGCAAAGTGTCTGTgatggaaagaaaacacaGATCTCAATATagaaaattatattttttaaatgtaaatcatACCTTGATTGAGACTG includes these proteins:
- the LOC116935280 gene encoding uncharacterized protein LOC116935280, with the translated sequence MVHMLTKRLYTARKQIPKLHGKLETMLNDRKLAIVDLPSIREKLETQARLVGEPRLTNKWPLENLQRELEGICVVMRNLREREMRFADGCKARTVFRRKLTHLKERACDLIKLINGRSQWNITEEHRISGIFPWQTSGYTSVAEDFQLVDTWELHKRFQEEEFQTKREMVSFISRTCEGLKILESDIEKLSNEHNKLSQGKIILKNAEIKRLKLMLNDALFSFDVEFEFDEDALLEMEYEEEDIALERIFDEEELNDTHDHYDIDDSMSE